In one window of Streptomyces roseofulvus DNA:
- a CDS encoding DUF3533 domain-containing protein has product MSLVDELKSAVTPRAALLVVGVFALQLLFITSYVGALHHPKPSDVPFGVVAPAQVSATLMGELERLPGDPLDPRAVAGADEARDQILNREIDGALVVNPAGRTDTLLVASGGGTVLSSALEKIFTQVEEAQRREVRTVDVAPASPQDFDGLSAFYLVVGWCVGGYICAAILAISAGSRPANRERAIIRLGVLAVYSVLGGLGGAVIVGPVLGALPGSVAALWGLGTLVVFAVGAATLALQSVFGIVGIGLAILLVVVLGNPSAGGAFPAPMLPPFWKAIGPALPPGAGTWAARSIAYFKGNDMTASMLVLSAWAVVGSVVTLVLASLKREPAGEPIATELDEVKG; this is encoded by the coding sequence ATGAGTCTCGTCGACGAACTGAAAAGCGCCGTCACCCCCCGAGCCGCCCTGCTCGTCGTCGGGGTCTTCGCCCTCCAGCTCCTCTTCATCACCTCGTACGTCGGGGCCCTGCACCACCCGAAGCCCTCGGACGTGCCGTTCGGCGTGGTCGCGCCCGCCCAGGTGTCCGCCACCCTCATGGGCGAGCTGGAGAGACTCCCCGGCGACCCGCTCGACCCGCGGGCGGTCGCCGGTGCCGACGAGGCCCGGGACCAGATCCTGAACCGGGAGATCGACGGGGCCCTGGTCGTGAACCCGGCGGGCCGCACCGACACCCTGCTCGTCGCCTCCGGCGGAGGCACCGTGCTCTCCTCCGCCCTGGAGAAGATCTTCACGCAGGTGGAGGAGGCCCAGCGGCGGGAGGTGCGGACGGTCGACGTGGCCCCCGCCTCGCCGCAGGACTTCGACGGGCTCTCCGCCTTCTACCTGGTGGTCGGCTGGTGCGTCGGCGGCTACATCTGCGCCGCGATCCTCGCCATCAGCGCCGGCTCCCGGCCGGCCAACCGCGAGCGGGCGATCATCCGGCTCGGCGTCCTCGCCGTCTACTCCGTCCTCGGCGGTCTCGGCGGCGCGGTCATCGTCGGCCCGGTCCTGGGCGCCCTGCCGGGCTCCGTCGCCGCCCTGTGGGGGCTCGGCACCCTGGTCGTCTTCGCCGTCGGCGCCGCCACCCTCGCGCTCCAGTCGGTCTTCGGGATCGTCGGCATCGGCCTGGCGATCCTGCTGGTGGTGGTGCTGGGCAATCCGAGCGCCGGCGGCGCCTTCCCCGCGCCGATGCTGCCGCCGTTCTGGAAGGCGATCGGTCCGGCCCTGCCGCCGGGCGCGGGCACCTGGGCGGCGCGCTCGATCGCGTACTTCAAGGGCAACGACATGACCGCCTCGATGCTGGTGCTCTCCGCCTGGGCGGTGGTCGGTTCGGTGGTCACCCTGGTGCTGGCCTCGCTGAAGCGGGAGCCGGCGGGCGAGCCGATCGCCACGGAGCTGGACGAGGTCAAGGGCTGA